In Sander lucioperca isolate FBNREF2018 chromosome 21, SLUC_FBN_1.2, whole genome shotgun sequence, the following proteins share a genomic window:
- the LOC116051840 gene encoding interferon-induced protein 44-like codes for MEGHNMGPDLQFVKDFHLLNDDEQLRVLLYGPTGSGKSSFINSVDSALQGRITCRALPDAIYQESFTTEYRTFKIQNGGPGTFYPFVFTDIMGIEQGTNKGVGVEDIKQALMGHIRDGYNFNPVCKILEDDKNYNKTPTLCDRVHVLVCVITADTVNILNAESVRKMREVRLAARDMGIPQLAILYSHQN; via the exons ATGGAGGGACATAACATGGGG CCAGACCTGCAGTTTGTGAAGGATTTTCATCTTCTTAACGATGATGAACAGCTCAGAGTTCTGCTTTATGGACCCACTGGTTCTGGCAAGTCCAGCTTCATCAACTCTGTCGACAGTGCTTTACAAGGCAGAATCACTTGTCGAGCTTTGCCAGATGCAATCTATCAGGAGAGCTTCACCACAGAA TACAGAACTTTTAAAATCCAAAACGGAGGACCAGGAACATTTTACCCCTTTGTCTTCACTGACATCATGGGCATTGAGCAAGGAACCAATAAAGGAGTTGGTGTGGAAGACATCAAACAAGCTTTGATGGGACACATTAGAGATGGTTACAAT TTCAATCCTGTCTGTAAAATATTGGAGGATGataaaaactacaacaaaacCCCCACTCTGTGTGACCGAGTTCATGTTCTGGTTTGTGTAATCACTGCCGACACAGTAAATATACTGAATGCTGAATCTGTGAGAAAGATGAGGGAAGTCAGACTTGCAGCCAGAGACATGG GGATTCCCCAACTGGCTATTCTCTATTCTCACCAAAATTGA